The Bos indicus x Bos taurus breed Angus x Brahman F1 hybrid chromosome 3, Bos_hybrid_MaternalHap_v2.0, whole genome shotgun sequence genome segment cagatggtgactgcagccatgaaattaaaatacgcttgctccttggaaaaaaagttataaccaacctagacaatagtattaaaaaagaagagacattactttgccaacaaaggtccgtctagttaaagctatggtttttccaatagttatctatggatgtgagagttgaactataaagaaagctgagcaccaaagaatggatgtttttgaacttggtgttggagaagactcttgagagacccttggactgcaagaagatccaaccagtccatcctaaaagaaatccgtcctgaatattcactggaaggactgatgctgaagctgaaactccaatactttggccacctgatgtgaagaactgactcatttgaaaagaccgtgatgctgggaaagattgaaggcaggaggagaaggggaagacagaggatgagatggctggatggcatcaccaactcaatgttcatgagtctgagtaaactccgggagttggtgatggacagggaggcctggcgtgctgcagtccatgggattgcaaagagtcaaacacaactacgtgactgaagtgaactgaattgaaccattTCCTTTTTAACTTGTCATCCATAATTCTATAATATTCTAATCCTGACAGATAATTAAAGAATGATTAAAGAATTGTACACCAGAACTGGGAACAGTGTGCCCTTCATTTATCTGTACCTCGTTTACCAAGCGACGATCCAGcaaacagacagccagtggacGTCTCGGCAATGATGCTGTATAAGGGGAAAACAGTATTACTATCTGTGCTATAAATATTCTAGTATTACATGCAAATACAACACAGGAGAACAGTGACTGTTAAATACACAGCATTAGATCTGGCTAGGATATTGCAAAATTGAAATTCTTCATACAGAGAGCAACATGATTAGCGTTCTCCATTGTCATCAGGGCATTAGTATCTTTCAGCACTTCTGACAAGAAGTCACACCAGATTCTGATTCACACACAGGTAAGGAATGGTCTTCCCAGAAATCATGTCATCAGCACTAAGTGACACCATTTCAGAGGCATGCTATACTGataatcttaaatgtaaatgtgttTCTACAGagatgtttggttttcttttatatcAATAGTTTTCAGAACAGTATTATATGCAGAAAATGCATTTACTTTAAACTCCTTAATAGAAGCTATGAAAAAgtgtttaaaagttaaatattcacaaaagatagttttattctttaaaaatattaaaggattTTTATAACACTTAATAActcctaatgggaaaatatacaatatttctttTCTAAGTCAACCTTTGCTACATCTAATATTAACTTGTAAACTGAATTCACACTTGAGATACAGAAAAGCAACTGGAAATATTTCTCATAGGATAATCTTCAAAGGCTAACTTCTGATTAGCTTAAACATTTAAGCTCACTATATAAACAAAAAGGCTCTGATAGTGTAGTAAAAAGTAAACCATCctcagaaaaaaattcagaataaaattatCATAATTCATCATACTGTTGTTTTAGGTAGGAATACCCTTAAAAAATATGCCTTAAaactacaaattttaaaatgacaaacattttattaaataggATAACTATTTCAGGGTGCCCTTAACCAACATCCAGGAAAAAGTATATTGTCTCACATTATTCCATTTCCATTGCCAAAAGCTTGGTCTTTAGGTTCCTGAACAGGCTGGATGTTAACATACAGATCCCTAATCTCCTTCCTGATGCATCTTACGGCTGCTGCCGCCATATCTTTTGCTACCTATTTTGGTAagacaaaaaaatagaataaattaataattattttgacAGCTGCTTTCAAGCCTTCAAAGACAGAGAATTAATCATTTTTACATGCATCATATAAAAACTCAATTTTAAAGAGTAAAGTaagcacagaattttaagaaaaactttcaatgaaaagatttatttaaaaattatctcaataatttcaaaatttagaTGATATAATACTTATCAAGACAAACACATACTTCTAAGATCATCTAgacaactttattttttgataccttattttatttttttattggagtatagttgatttgcaatgttgtgttactttatacagtaaagtgaatcagacAACTTACTTTAAATGGCAAAACACCAGCAACAAAAGCTCTTCCATATATCTTAGTCACACAGCCACGGTCAGTTAAATTTATTGGGCTCAACTGTTTAACTGGCGACATTCGGACAATCACTTCACCACCTCCCTTTGGGTAGTAGCCCCTGTGAAAAGTATGATAAAACACATAAACTGACTGCatgacaaaaaaataaagctcaatatttacaataaaataacATGTGAGTAATACCAACTATATAATTCATgttttacatttctaaataatgttTTAGATTTGTGCTTTCCCATATGGTAGACTCagggcttgttgttgtttagttgctaagtcatgtccaactctttgtgaccccatggattgtagcccaccaggctccttagtccatgggatttcccaggcaagaaagacTCCAGTTCATGTGACTATTTAACccattattgaccagagatatGTTAATCCATCTTTTGTTACCAGAACAGTATTGACCAGAGGCCTATCAATTCATTTTAGAGAGTGATACAATTAACATCAGTGTGTGAAGCTGTTAGAGCTTAAAATTGATGAAGGGTTCATTATACAACTTGTGATGGTtgttatcattcacattttgctcCATTAAGCTTTTGTTTCTACCCTATGAATATTATACatgtaaattttttgaaaatgacatatcataaaattttgagtgaaaaattttttggtaaattttatgcAGATACTTTCTCTGACTGTCCACATGACATATACACTAGTGTCTCAGAAGAGGACAGTTCCTCAGAATAGAGTTCTGATTCAGACAATGTGAATATCAGACAAAAGCCAATAAATAATCTTAGTGATTCATTctgatacagaaaatgaaaatgaaactcctGGTGCTAGAGAATGCTCCTTTGCTTCTACAGAAGAGTGGACTGCAGACAACATTTCACAAAAACTAGAAGACTCAACAGGTGTGTCAGGTGTAACTACTGAATGTAATAGCCCACGAAATGTtagtaaaataacaaaattaatttttatccagCCAAAATAAAAACTGCCAGCCACAGGTGTTAGGTTTCTACAAAAATCCCTGGTCAATAATGAgctaaaattatgtatttattttctttgccacACATAAAGACTTgaggggatcttagctcctcatccaggactgaacctgtgccctcagcagtTAAAGtgaagagtcctaaccactggactgccagaaaattccttatttaaatttaataaaatttaaaactcagcTCCCCAGTCCAACTAGCCACCTTTCAAGTGCTCAACAGTCATATGTAGCAAATGATTATCATCCTGGACAGACAGGGAACAATTCCCTTAGTGCAGAAAATTCtattcagggacttctctggtggtccagtggctaagactccatgccctcaatgcagggggctggggttcagtccttggacggggaactagatcccacatgccacacctaaAGGATCTAACATCCCACAACTAGGACCCGGGACAGCTAAATGAAGAAGAAGGTTCTATTCAACCAGTGCTGTTTTAGAATAAAAGCTACTTAATGATAGCAGCTTGGTCTATTTTCTTCTTGCTATATTCCAGTGCCCTaaaacaatgtctggcacattataggtgctcaataaatatatgatGAATATTTAGTAGCTGAACCATTAATAAaattttgctgttgctgctgctactgctaagtcgcttcagtcatgtctgactctgtgcgaccccatagacggcagcccaccaggctcccctgtccctgggattctccaggcaagaacactggagtgggttgccatttccttctccagtgcatgaaagtgaaaagtcaaagtgaagtcactcagtcgtgtccgactcctagcgaccctatggactgcagcctaccaggctcctccatccatgggattttccaggcaagggtacggagtggggtgccactgccttctctgaataaaatTTTGACTCACGTTACTTACTGTCTTTGTCCAGAAGATGCTAAGAACACATAGATAAGAATGACAATACTCCTATCCACAAAGAACTCCCCATCTGGTAAGATGGGCTTCACGTGTAACTAGAACACACGTCAGGCTGTGAAGAGGACTAAAACAGAGGTGCAACTATGAATTCCAACTGAGGCACAATCACTGACAATTCACACAAGAAATTACAAGTTTCATTTTCAAGAGATACAGAATTTCCAAGTtttagaaggagaagaaaaacatgaacaaaagtATGGGAGTCTGAAGGTACAAAGTATATTTAGGGAATGGCAGCAATCATGTAGTTAGAATACATGGTATGctgaaaggaggggagggagaaaataGCTAGAAAGGTAAATTGGAATAAGACTGCAAAACACTTAAATGCCACACCAAGAACCAAGAAATGTGGCCTTGCTACTCTGTGGCAGAAGGCAAGCCTTATAAGGGAAATAACCTGAATGCCCAATGTGTCTCCTAGGAAAAGAATTCTGGTTGCATGGTGGAAGAGAAGCCCCTTCAGGACCCTGCAGTTCCCCACTCCAGGAGTCTGCACACAGTGAGCACCCAGTCTACGCCCAACACAGATAACTCCACACTGGGTGCAGCCATTCCCTCAAAAAATATTCTGCCAAAACAAACATCAAACATAGCATGCAGCTGCTTCCAAGTACCCACACCCCTGctgtttattgttttaagccacaaaatactattatttcctataaaaaatgtattaaatggaCTACAGAAAGACAGTTCTCCAGGATCTAACTTTTCCACTATTTTCAGCACAAGTAATGGCTCAGAGGGTTAAGAAATAAGCACCTTACCTCATTTTAATGTCACAATTAAATGTGAAACCAAATTTTTCAACAATTGGCTTGAAAACCTGAAAAATCAATTTATTGTTAAATACCAGTATTTGCTGATTCAACAAGTATACTTAGTAAACAAATGTGCTCTGTACTGAGGTTATAATGAGGCACAGTAGATAAACATTGATATAAAAATGTGAAGGcgaattctattttttaaataaaataaatgacatgcAGCTAAAATTAGAAGTTTAACATTTAACTAATAAGGGCTGTGCAAGCCtatttaatgaggaaaaaaaaaacataacaaaaccCAGAACTCAGGATTCTTGATCCTTGCAGTTTTACTTCAGAAGCCATTTCCTAACCTTAATGTAACGTACCATAAGAAATCTGGGGTGCTGAAAAGCATTCCATCCtgttctctcaattttttttataCAGTTGAAATTTCACTACATATacaatattttatcctttttccctcatttaacattataaataaaagcatttcccAACATCATAAAATATTCCTCCTAAAAAATTTGAATGATTACATGGCAATCCAGCATAATTTATATAACCATTCTCCaagttttcattattatataactatatatataacaataattaTAGTACACAGCACCCTGCTCTAATACCTTTAACATTATCTTTTGCTGCATTTTATAATGTTTAATTAGGGTCATTTCCTTAAAAGTGAAATTGCTAGGTGAACAGAgattaattttcattatatatcCCATCAAACTGAATTTTCAAAGACTATAACatctattaaaatggaaaaaaaaattaaaagctgagAATATCAAGTGCTGGGAAGGATGAAAACAGCTAAAACTCCCCTACAGTGTTGGTGAAAATGCAAAACAACGAAGCCACCTTGGATGCCAAAACAATCTGGCAGTTTCTCATCAAGTCAGACATAAATTCACTGTTACAACTGAGCAAATCCTCTGTAGCTGTTTACCCAAGAGAAACCAAAAGTGATGTCCAGATGAGAAACCTGGATGTGTTTACAGTAACTTTACTCGTAAgtgcaaaaaactggaaatagtccaaatgtccttcaactgatgaacagataaacatcCATATAATAGAACACTATTTAGCTTTTACTGCTGATACAAGCAACATGGGTAACTCTcggatgtattttttaatttattttatttaagtagagctgatttacaatgctgtgctaattCCTAgtatacagcagtgattcagttatatgtgtgtatatatatatatatatatgcattctttttcatattcttttccactatgtgtatcacaggatattggatatagttccctgtgctatacagtaaaaccttgttgtttatcaatTCTACATATAACAATTAGcatttgctaatcccaagctcccaatccatccctcctccaCTCTCCTCCCCCTAAACAGATGCtattataactgaaaaaaaaaaagactcaaaagaCTATATATACAGCATTATTTCTTTATATGACACTCTGAAAAAAGGCAGAACTATGAGACAACAGATCACTGATTGCCAGGGCCAGAGTGGGTGGGACTGACTAGAAAGAGGGATAAGGGAATTTTTTTACAGTAATTCTCTATCATCATTGTGGTGGCAGATTCACAACCATACATCAGAAATCAAAGAACCTCACATTAAGAAAGGTGAGTTCTAGTATAAATAACTACACCTTAATAAACCTAGGGGAAAATGATGATACCACCTTCCCCTCCCACAAGTTATATAAGCATGCCAATACtgaattttactttctaaaaattCATAATCAAAATATggtagttatttaaaaaaattttttttattatggtagGAACATTTAATCTGAGCTCTTACTCTCTCAACGCATTTTTACGAGTACAACATAATACTGTTGACAAAAACTTACAATGTGTACAACAGATCTCTAAAGCGTATTCATCTTACTTAAGTGAAAATTTATCCACATTGATTATTAACTCCCCAGTTTCCCTCTTCCACTAGTAACCATTCCATTCTTTGAGTCCATAACTTAACTTCTTTTGCTAtcttatgtaagtggaatcatgtcAGTAACTATCTTTATCTGACTGCCTCATTTCACATACCACAACATCCTCAAGGTTCCACTGTGCTGTCACATGatctagaatttcttttttaatgctagTCATCCACTGTACAtatataacacattttttaaaatttctaataatACTTTATTTACAAGGACAAGTAGTGGGCCAGATAGACAGATAAATAGGGATAAAGGTATATCCCTAGCTTTATTCCCTATATTCCCATGGAtacataaaaatagtaaatgtaTAGATAGAAAATCTgttgaagaaaatttaaagaaataaactattAACAGTGGCTACTACCTTCAGAGACTATCTTTCAGTGTGCATACACtacttctttaaataaatttttctaaTATGTTTTCTGTatgcctcattttttaaattctttcatctgtcgatggacatttaggttgtttccacatcttggcttttatgaatagtgttgcaatgaacatgggaatgcTAATAGCTCTTGGAGATCCTGATTTCAACTCTTTTGGATAATAcctagtgggactgctggattatatggtagtttcctttttaatattttgaggaacctccatgctgttttccatgatggctgcaccattttgtattcccatcaaCCGTGTGCaaaggttccaatttcttcatATCCTCACCAATCCTGTCAAACATagcatttaattcttattttgagtttttctttcaaattataaTCCCTATATTCAGAAAATAACTTATATGATAAGTAAAATATGGTATACGCATTATAAATAATCTAATGTACATGAGGTTTTTAAAGAATTCACTATGAACACTGTCCTAAGATATAACACACAATCTAAAATTATCCTCTCCCACAATAGAACCAGACTCCATTAAGAAATAAAGAGGTATGTACACAAAAACACTCAGGATGTATTTAAACAGAGAATGGAGTTTGAGAAGACTATATGAGATCCTCTTAGTTGGTCAGTAGTAACAAAAGCTCTTACCATGGCTGTGTAATCAATCTGTGGTGCCATTTCAGCATTAGTCCCACCTTTCAAACGGAGTTCTGATGGACAAGCAGCAAAGAGAACACAGGGCATTGAGACCTGCATCAAGAGGCAGACACTCCTAAGGAGAAGGCAGAACAGGCTtagctgtgttttcattttgaagtCTCAAGAAAGAGACATTACTACGTATTACCATCAGCTGAAGCACAGACAactgacatgctgctgctaagtcactttagtcgtgtccgactctgtgcgaccccatggactgcagcctaccaggctcctccgtccctgggattttccaggcaagagtactggagtagggtgccattgccttctcaacaACTGACATGCCCTCAACTTTAAAGTTAAAAGACACTCCCACTGACTGAATGATAACATCCTAAATCTTAAAAGAAAGCTTGATATTTCACAATAGAAGGAACTGGCCTTAAATAATAAGCaaatctgggtttgaatccaatACTAAATATATTAGCTATatgacctttgttgttgtttagttgctaagtcatgtccgactcttttgcaactccatggactgttagcccaccacgttcttctgtccatgagatttcccaggcaatactggagcgggttgccagttccttctcccagggatctttcccTCCCAGGAACTGATCCTGCatctctggcactgcaggtggattctttaccactgagccaccatggaagcccactgTGTGATTGTAGGTTAAGTTCTAATACTTTTGTTtatattacaaataaattaaaaagaattaaaaataaaagcatctttACAATGTTTTTATAAACGGATTCTTAAAAGTAACACTTTATGTAATTGcattcaaaactgtcaaggtctgCAAATATTCTAATGACTGTACCTGAGTCTCCACCATGCACAAGGGATCATTCCATATATTAAGATAGAGTTCCTACCATCATGGCATTTGTGATAAGACAGAGTAATATTTTAAAGGACTGACAGCCAAATATTTCACATCAAAAAAACTTCTCAGGAGATAATCCTT includes the following:
- the RTCA gene encoding RNA 3'-terminal phosphate cyclase isoform X2 — encoded protein: MIRDLCDGQLEGAEIGSTEITFTPEKIKGGVHTADTKTAGSVCLLMQVSMPCVLFAACPSELRLKGGTNAEMAPQIDYTAMVFKPIVEKFGFTFNCDIKMRGYYPKGGGEVIVRMSPVKQLSPINLTDRGCVTKIYGRAFVAGVLPFKVAKDMAAAAVRCIRKEIRDLYVNIQPVQEPKDQAFGNGNGIIIIAETSTGCLFAGSSLGKRGVNADKVGIEAAEMLLANLRHGGAVDEYLQDQLIIFMALASGISRIKTGPVTLHTQTAIHFAEQLAKAKFTVKKSEDEEDASKDTYIIECQGIGMTNPNL